A stretch of the Orcinus orca chromosome 1, mOrcOrc1.1, whole genome shotgun sequence genome encodes the following:
- the NHLH2 gene encoding helix-loop-helix protein 2 — MMLSPDQAADSDHPSSAPSDPESLGGADAKVLGSVSDLEPVEEAEGDGKGGSRAALYPHPQQLSREEKRRRRRATAKYRSAHATRERIRVEAFNLAFAELRKLLPTLPPDKKLSKIEILRLAICYISYLNHVLDV, encoded by the coding sequence ATGATGCTGAGTCCAGACCAAGCCGCCGACTCGGACCACCCCAGTTCGGCGCCCTCGGACCCGGAGTCGCTGGGTGGCGCGGACGCCAAGGTGCTGGGCAGCGTGTCGGACCTGGAGCCGGTGGAAGAGGCCGAAGGCGACGGCAAGGGCGGCAGCCGGGCCGCGCTCTACCCGCACCCGCAGCAGCTGAGCCGCGAGGAGAAGCGCCGCCGCCGGCGAGCCACGGCCAAGTACCGCTCGGCCCACGCCACCCGCGAGCGCATCCGCGTGGAGGCCTTCAACCTGGCCTTCGCCGAGCTCCGCAAACTGCTGCCCACGCTGCCCCCGGACAAGAAGCTGTCCAAGATCGAGATCCTGCGCCTGGCCATCTGCTACATCTCCTATCTCAACCACGTCCTGGATGTGTAG